ATCGCTTACGTTGATTACCAGTACATCATGGACCTGGTAGAGCGCCTCTTCGTCGCGGTCTTCGAGGAGGTAAACGGCACGCTGGAGCACACCTACCAGGACCAGCCTATCGATCTGACCCCGCCCTGGCCGAGAATTCCCATGCTCGACGCTATCCGCGAATACAGCGGTATCGACGTCGCCGGCCTTTCAACCGAAGAGCTCGCCACGGTCTGCGGCGAACGGGGACTGGATGTGGACGCCGAGCTGGGCCGGGGCCGGATGATCGACGGACTCTTCGAGCATTTCGTGCAGGACCGCCTCGTGAATCCGACCTTCATCACGGACTATCCCGTGGAGATCTCCCCCCTGGCCAAGCGCCGCCGGGACGATCCCGATCTTACCGAGCGGTTCGAACTCTTCATCTGCGGAAGCGAGTTCGCGAACGCCTTCACCGAGTTGAACGACCCGGTGGACCAGCGCCGCCGGTTCGAGGAGCAGGTGGAAATGCAGCGGAAGGGCGACGGGGAAGCCCACGCCATGGACGAAGACTTCCTGCGCGCCATGGAATACGGCATGCCGCCCACCGGGGGATGCGGCATCGGCATCGATCGGCTTGCCATGCTGGTTACCGACTCGGCCAACATCAAGGACGTGCTCCTCTTTCCCCACCTCCGCAGGGAATCCTTCGAAGACGAACCGGGCGCACAGGATGCCGAATAGTGCTGCGTAAACGATGGTCATACGAATGGTTCATCGCTCTGAGATACCTGCGCTCCAAGCGGCAGAACCGGTTCGTTTCCCTCATCACCTACATATCCGTGGGCGGCGTCCTGGTGGGCGTTGCCGCCCTCGTCATCGTCCTCTCACTGTTCAACGGCTTTGAAAGCGAAGTACGGGAACGGATCATCGGGGAGCGCGCGCATATCAATGTGTATTCGCTGCTCGGCGATGGTTCGATTTCCGAATACGATCCGTTGATCGACGTCATCCTGTCGGTGGACGAGGTGGTCTCGGCCGCGCCATACGTGCTGGAGAAGGCCGTCTGCGCACCAGTGCCTACGACGCGAAATGCGGCGGCGGGCGTCATCGTGCACGGGCTGGACATCACATCGGGCCGCCTGGCCACGAACCTCGAGGAAAACATCGCCTTCGGCACCCTGGACCTGACGGCCGCGCCCGATCCGGCCAATCCGGCCGGGAGACCGCTGCCCGGGATCGTCCTGGGCCGGGGCCTGGCGGATCAGCTGGGGATCGTCGTCGGTGAGAGGGTGGCTCTGGGCAACATCCAGGGTTTCTCCCTGACCTCGGCGCTCACGCCTTACATCCGGCCGTACAGGGTCACGGGCATTTCGGAAACCGGGTTCTACGAGTACGACGCCTCCTCCGCCTATGTCTCCCTGGACGAGTCCCAGAAACTGTTCAAACTCGGAAGCGATATCAACGGCATCGCCGTGCGGGTTGTAGACCGGGACCAGGCGCGTCGTGTCTCCGAAGAAATCGAGGCCGCACTGAACCGCTACGTGGAGGAGACCGCCCAATCCCCTGTTGCGTCAAGCCCGTCCGTAGCGTATTTTACGGTAGACTGGATGCAGCGGCACAAGGGCCTGTTCCGGTGGATGACGCTTGAGAAATGGGGATCCTTCGCCATACTCAACCTGATCATCCTGGTGGCCGCTTTCAACATCGCCAGCACCCTGATCATGGTCGTGCTGGAGAAGACCCGGGACATCGGCATTCTGAAGTCCATGGGCGCCACCGCCGCCAGCATCACCAGGGTATTCATCATCCAGGGGTCCGTGGTCGGCGTCCTGGGTACCCTGCTCGGTTGCGTGATCGGCTACGTGCTTTGCTGGACGCAGCGGACTTTCGAGTTCATCGCGCTGCCGCCGGACATCTATCTGATCGACGCGTTGCCCGTGCGGGTCGACCCGCTGGATTTCGCCAGCGTCGCCCTGGGATCCATGCTGATTTGCGTGATGGCCGCCGTCTATCCGGCCCGGAAGGCCGCCGGCCTGGTGCCGGTCGAGGCGATCAGGCACGAATAGCGAACGCGCCGCGGGACGCGGGAGGAGGACTGGAAGCCAGGAGTATGGCCAACGAATCGCCCATAGCTGATGACCGCCGGACCGATGAAGTGCTGAGCGCGAGAAGCCTGACCAGGGACTTCCTCTCAGGCAACGGCCGGCTCGAAATCCTGAAAGGCATCGACATCGAAATCCGCCGCGGGCAGATCGTGGCGATCCACGGCGCGTCGGGCGCGGGCAAAAGCACCCTGCTGCATATCCTGGGTACGCTGGACCGGCCCACTTCCGGCCAGGTCTTCATCGGCGAAACGAACGCCTTCGACCTGCCGGACGACCGGCTGGCCGAGTTCCGCAACCGGACCGTGGGCTTCGTCTTCCAGGCCCATCACCTGCTGCCCGAGTTCTCGGCGCTGGAGAACGTGATGATGCCGTTGCTGGTGGGGAGATGCGACTGGAACACGGCCCGCGACCGGGCCGGAAGCCTGCTCGCGGAGGTGGGACTGGCGGCGCGGCTCGACCACAAGCCGGTCGCGCTGTCCGGCGGAGAACAGCAGCGGGTCGCCGTGGCCCGGGCCCTGGTGGGCCGGCCCCACATTGTGCTGGCGGACGAGCCGTCCGGCAACCTGGACCGCGGGAACGGGGAAGCGTTGCTGGACCTGATGTGGGATATGTCCCGCAGGCACGGTCAGGCCTTCGTCGTGGTTACCCATGACGAAGACCTTGGCCGGCGCGCGGACCGCGCATTCAGGCTGGAAGACGGACTATTGAACGCTGTGGCGGCCTAGGGTGGCTTCCAGGTCCAGGCTGGTGTCCGGATCCCGGGGTGACGTCCAGGATGGCGACCAGGCCCGGAACGGCGACCAGGGGTTGGATCGGTGATGAAAACGACTTCATGTACACAATGCGGCTTGTCCGCG
This genomic interval from Gemmatimonadota bacterium contains the following:
- a CDS encoding FtsX-like permease family protein; translation: MRHRHRSACHAGYRLGQHQGRAPLSPPPQGILRRRTGRTGCRIVLRKRWSYEWFIALRYLRSKRQNRFVSLITYISVGGVLVGVAALVIVLSLFNGFESEVRERIIGERAHINVYSLLGDGSISEYDPLIDVILSVDEVVSAAPYVLEKAVCAPVPTTRNAAAGVIVHGLDITSGRLATNLEENIAFGTLDLTAAPDPANPAGRPLPGIVLGRGLADQLGIVVGERVALGNIQGFSLTSALTPYIRPYRVTGISETGFYEYDASSAYVSLDESQKLFKLGSDINGIAVRVVDRDQARRVSEEIEAALNRYVEETAQSPVASSPSVAYFTVDWMQRHKGLFRWMTLEKWGSFAILNLIILVAAFNIASTLIMVVLEKTRDIGILKSMGATAASITRVFIIQGSVVGVLGTLLGCVIGYVLCWTQRTFEFIALPPDIYLIDALPVRVDPLDFASVALGSMLICVMAAVYPARKAAGLVPVEAIRHE
- a CDS encoding ABC transporter ATP-binding protein; protein product: MANESPIADDRRTDEVLSARSLTRDFLSGNGRLEILKGIDIEIRRGQIVAIHGASGAGKSTLLHILGTLDRPTSGQVFIGETNAFDLPDDRLAEFRNRTVGFVFQAHHLLPEFSALENVMMPLLVGRCDWNTARDRAGSLLAEVGLAARLDHKPVALSGGEQQRVAVARALVGRPHIVLADEPSGNLDRGNGEALLDLMWDMSRRHGQAFVVVTHDEDLGRRADRAFRLEDGLLNAVAA